From Micromonospora echinaurantiaca:
GGTCGAAGGGGAGGCCAAGCCGACCGGCGGGCTGCTGCGCGTCTCCGTCGGCCTGGAGGACCCGGAAGACCTGCGCGACGACCTCGCCCGGGCGCTCGCCGAACTCGGCTGACCGCTGCCGGCCTTGGCCGTCAACTCCCGGCGGTTGGGCCCGAGCGGTCAGGCCCGGCGGTCGGCGGCGGTTGCCGATGGCCGGCGAGGCTCAGCTCAGGACTTCGGGCCGACGTGCCGGTCGAGGGCGGCGACCGCCTCCCGGCGCGCCACCGAGAGGGACCACGGCAGGTTCATTCGCCAGGGGATTCCGAGCAGGTCGAGTGCCCACTGGCACAGCGACATGATGTCGGTGGACCGGTTGGAGAACATGTAGCGCGGATAGACGTACTCCCTGCCGCGGACGGTGACCCGGTTGGTGAACCGGCTGCCGTCGGAGTGGAACAGCCCACGCAGGAAGTGACCGGGGTGTGCGGTGACGATCTCCCGCTGCCAGTCGGCGAGGACGATCGGCCGCTGGTGCTTCTTGCCTGGGCCGTGCTGGGGGAACAAGCATGGCCAGTGCTTGCCGGTGCTCTGCACCGCGACGCAGCCGCGCTTCTGTATGCGCTGGACCTTGTTCGCCAGCACCGCTCGCATGGCGCTCTCGCACGCCTCGATGAGATGGGGCCATGAGTCGGAGCAGTAGATCCGCAGGACCGGCACCCGATCCGAGGTGACCAGGTGCCCGTCGCCGAGGTAGAGGCCGAGCAGGTAGGCGTAGGCGGCGGGATCTGTCTGATTCTCGACCGTGGGGGAACAGCGGAAACACCGGGCAGCGGTGCCGACGACGGCGGGTTCGGGCCGGTCGACGCACCAGTGCCAGACGGTCGTGTAGGGCAGGGAGAGGGCGCGGGCTATCGAGCGGATGTTGTCGCCACGAGCGCGGAGAGCGCGGGCGCGCGTCCGGAATTGGGGTGGATGCACACCCGGATCATCGAACAGGTGTATGACAGAAGTGCCGGGAGCGGGACTTGAACCCGCACGCCCTCTCGGGCAGATGCTTTTGAGGCATCCGAGTCTGCCGATTCCTCCATCCCGGCATCCGCCCCTCGGGCGGGTGTCGCTCACTGTACCCGACTAGGCTCATGCGGGAGCATGGGTGGTAGCCGTGCCGAGATCGATGGTGGGGGTAGGGCTCGTGGCCGAGACGCAGACGGATGCCGAGCGCAGGCGGGTACTGATCGCCGAGGACGAGGCGCTCATCCGGCTGGACCTCGCCGAGATGCTGGCCGAAGAGGGCTACGAGGTGGTGGGGGAGGCCGGCGACGGCGAGACCGCCGTCCGGCTGGCCGAGGAGCTCAAGCCGGACCTGGTCATCCTCGACATCAAGATGCCGATCATGGACGGGCTGGCCGCCGCCGAGCGGATCGCCGGCGCCCGGATCGCCCCGGTGATCATCCTGACCGCGTTCAGCCAGCGGGACCTGGTGGAGCGGGCCCGGGCGGCCGGCGCGATGGCGTACCTGGTGAAGCCCTTCCAGAAGAGCGACCTGGTCCCGGCGGTGGAGATCGCGCTCTCCCGCTACTCGGAGATCGCCGCGCTGGAGGCGGAGGTCGCCGGGCTGACCGACCGGCTGGAGATCCGCAAGACGGTCGAGCGCGCCAAGGGCGCGCTGATGACGACGTATGGGATGACCGAGCCGCAGGCGTTCAAGTGGATCCAGCGCACCGCGATGGACCACCGGATGACCATGAAGGAGGTCGCCGAGCGGATCCTCGCCGAGACCGCCGGCGGCGAGGTGGCCCAGCCGAGCGCCTGAGGTACGCCGGTTCGGGGGGCACCGCGCCGGCCCGGTGATCGATAGCATCGGATCCATGCGTGGTCGGCGGTTGATGGCGGTGCTGGGCGGGTTCGCCCTGCTGCTCGCCGGTTGCGAGGGCAGCACCGCGCACGATGGCGACAACCCGCAGCCGGTCAGCCCGGCCTGGCAGGAGCTGACCCTCCCGGCGCCACCGGGCCCGCCGGGGCGGCTCCTGCTGCGCGACGCGGTCGCCTGCGCCGGCCGCTGGTACGTGGTCGGCGGGGTGGCCGACGCCGCGGGCGCGACCCGGCCGGCGGCCTGGACGAGCGGGGACGGCACCTCGTGGAGCGCGGTGCCGATCGCCGCGGATTCCTTCTACGGCAAGCAGAACGTGCTCTACGCGGTTGGTTGCCGCGACGGGGTGGCCGCCGTGGTCGGGGCGAAGGTCGGCGGCGCGCACGGCTACCCGCGGGTGAGCACCTGGCGGCAGCGCGACGACGGCGCGCTGGTCGAGGTGGCGGCGTCGTTCGAGACGTACGGCGGGCCGACGGCGATCAACGTGGCGCGGCTGGCCGGCGGGCCGGCGGGTTGGTTGATCGTGGGCAACCGGTCCAGCGGCGCGGCGGCCTGGGTCTCGCCGGACGCGGCGGACTTCGTGCTGATCGAGGGCGCGCCGGAGCTGGCGTCCGACACCCGCGGGGTGAGCTGGGCGTTCGACGCGGTGGCCGGCGCGGGGGGTTGGCTGGCCGTGGGCGGCGTGCTGCCGGCGGGCCGGATCGACCGGGACCCGGCGGTGTGGACGTCGGCGGACGGGCGGTCCTGGCGGCGAACGACCCTGCCGGGCAGCGCCGACCACGAGGAGTTGCAGCGGGTGGTGCTGGCCGGCGACACGGCGGTCGCGGTGGGGTTGCGCGGCC
This genomic window contains:
- a CDS encoding ANTAR domain-containing response regulator, with translation MAETQTDAERRRVLIAEDEALIRLDLAEMLAEEGYEVVGEAGDGETAVRLAEELKPDLVILDIKMPIMDGLAAAERIAGARIAPVIILTAFSQRDLVERARAAGAMAYLVKPFQKSDLVPAVEIALSRYSEIAALEAEVAGLTDRLEIRKTVERAKGALMTTYGMTEPQAFKWIQRTAMDHRMTMKEVAERILAETAGGEVAQPSA
- a CDS encoding transcriptional regulator, whose product is MHPPQFRTRARALRARGDNIRSIARALSLPYTTVWHWCVDRPEPAVVGTAARCFRCSPTVENQTDPAAYAYLLGLYLGDGHLVTSDRVPVLRIYCSDSWPHLIEACESAMRAVLANKVQRIQKRGCVAVQSTGKHWPCLFPQHGPGKKHQRPIVLADWQREIVTAHPGHFLRGLFHSDGSRFTNRVTVRGREYVYPRYMFSNRSTDIMSLCQWALDLLGIPWRMNLPWSLSVARREAVAALDRHVGPKS